Proteins encoded in a region of the Candidatus Binatus sp. genome:
- a CDS encoding inositol monophosphatase family protein, with amino-acid sequence MKNDIEQVAMRAARAAGKIHLKRLSRITVNRKSSSIDLVTEADREAEAAVIEIIHRSFPTHAILAEESGASTHRSDHRWIVDPLDGTTNFAHGYPQFCVSIAYELRGRVQFGVVFDALKKECFVAQRGKGAQLNGKPIRVSTTPSLGASLLCTGFPYDRRERRRFYLSFWEEFMTRVQGVRRTGSAALDLVYVAAGRIDGFWEFGLKAWDVAAGALIVEEARGRVSNMDSSALDLNGANILATNGRVHNEMVEVIAGVRPEAERRHAEMLRTEKASA; translated from the coding sequence GTGAAGAACGATATCGAGCAGGTTGCAATGCGCGCCGCGCGCGCGGCGGGCAAAATCCATCTCAAGCGGCTCAGCCGAATCACCGTCAATCGCAAGTCGAGCTCGATCGACCTGGTGACCGAGGCCGATCGCGAAGCCGAAGCCGCCGTGATCGAGATCATTCATCGCAGCTTTCCGACCCACGCGATCCTGGCCGAGGAAAGCGGCGCCAGTACGCATCGGAGCGACCATCGCTGGATCGTCGATCCGCTCGACGGCACCACCAACTTCGCGCACGGCTATCCGCAATTCTGCGTATCGATCGCCTACGAACTGCGCGGACGCGTGCAATTCGGCGTGGTGTTCGACGCGCTCAAAAAAGAGTGCTTCGTTGCGCAGCGCGGCAAGGGTGCGCAGCTCAACGGCAAGCCGATTCGCGTCAGCACCACGCCGAGCCTCGGCGCGTCGCTGCTATGCACCGGCTTCCCGTACGATCGGCGCGAGCGGCGGCGGTTCTATCTGAGCTTCTGGGAGGAGTTCATGACCCGCGTGCAGGGCGTCAGGCGGACCGGCTCCGCCGCGCTCGATCTGGTTTACGTCGCGGCGGGGCGCATCGACGGTTTCTGGGAATTCGGCCTCAAGGCGTGGGACGTCGCCGCCGGAGCGCTGATCGTCGAGGAGGCGCGCGGACGCGTGAGCAACATGGACAGCAGCGCGCTGGATCTGAACGGCGCCAACATCCTCGCGACCAACGGACGCGTGCACAACGAGATGGTCGAAGTGATCGCCGGCGTGCGTCCGGAAGCCGAGCGCCGCCACGCCGAGATGCTGCGCACGGAGAAGGCATCCGCGTAG
- a CDS encoding GNAT family N-acetyltransferase, which translates to MKVQIRPATQNDVTICGKIAYLAFKSIADQHNFPPDFPSVEDAVGVVSAMVASPRIYGIVAEAGARVLGSNFMDERASIAGIGPISVDPEVQNSGAGRQMMEHMLAKVAAERRPGVRLVQTAYHNRSLSLYAKLGFEIREPLSVMQGDALAESFAGYRVRAATRDDVGACNRLCFDVHGFDRGGELLAAIGYGSATVVEHLGRITGYATMLGIGGHAVGESNHELKALIAAARSFGGPGVLVPSRNGELLRWCFSKGLRLTQQMTLMSVGLYNEPKAPFLPSILL; encoded by the coding sequence ATGAAAGTACAGATTCGTCCCGCGACGCAAAACGACGTGACCATCTGCGGGAAGATCGCTTACCTGGCATTCAAATCGATCGCCGATCAGCACAACTTCCCGCCCGATTTTCCATCCGTCGAGGATGCCGTCGGCGTCGTCTCCGCGATGGTTGCGAGCCCGCGCATCTATGGAATCGTCGCCGAGGCGGGCGCTCGCGTGCTCGGCAGCAATTTCATGGACGAACGCGCATCGATCGCGGGCATCGGTCCAATCAGCGTCGATCCCGAAGTTCAGAACAGCGGCGCCGGCCGCCAGATGATGGAACACATGCTCGCCAAAGTCGCGGCCGAGCGGCGGCCGGGTGTCAGGCTGGTGCAGACCGCCTATCACAACCGATCGCTCAGCCTGTACGCGAAACTCGGCTTCGAAATCCGCGAGCCGCTCTCCGTGATGCAGGGCGACGCGCTCGCGGAATCGTTCGCTGGCTATCGAGTACGAGCCGCGACCAGGGACGACGTCGGCGCGTGCAATCGGCTCTGCTTCGACGTGCACGGCTTCGATCGCGGCGGCGAACTGCTCGCGGCAATCGGCTACGGCTCTGCGACCGTCGTCGAGCATCTCGGGCGCATCACGGGATACGCCACGATGCTCGGCATCGGCGGTCACGCCGTCGGCGAATCGAACCACGAATTGAAGGCGCTGATCGCGGCGGCGCGTTCGTTCGGCGGTCCGGGCGTTCTGGTGCCGTCGCGCAACGGTGAGTTGCTCCGATGGTGCTTCAGCAAGGGGCTGCGCCTGACGCAGCAGATGACGCTGATGAGCGTCGGGCTTTACAACGAACCGAAGGCTCCGTTCCTGCCGTCGATTCTGCTGTAG